In a single window of the Arachis hypogaea cultivar Tifrunner chromosome 6, arahy.Tifrunner.gnm2.J5K5, whole genome shotgun sequence genome:
- the LOC112695570 gene encoding kinesin-like protein KIN-14I isoform X2 gives MTTEEAVPFNTVSVVEDILQQRGGHFDGKLASRRDEEASVRRNEATEWMRKTLGVVAGRDLPAEPSEEDFRVALRTGIILCNVLNKVVPGSIPKIIQAPKDSVLVTDGGAPIVFQYGENVKSFIEAVGEMGIPTFEASDMEKGGNLSRVVSCLLELKSYAEWVQGGKIGSWKLAGLPNSKPPLMKTLLRRNSEPSMMKSMGNTLGDKDSSATDNDPKSNLIQMNSTYPSLISLVREHLSNKRTEEIPFVVESLLSQVMNEFEQRLLEQHERIRTIQQEKLSSCKPDEDRLPEGQETKVKTIQQEKVSSSKPDEERLPERQETVREIQQETASPFKPDKQRLIEQQETKLKEIQEQLRAAQQELLRAAQQEQLRAVQQDKVSSSKPEPLVSKAAPIDEEMEEKEEKIDTKEETMEENVEEMMEETQAEEVEMEEEEEEIDEMEEKGEETKDLDLPRDNGPSLEFLRQQENIRKEELLRQEEIIRQERARHEEIIREGERVRQEELIRQEEIIRQAERARQEEIIRQGEKLRQEELIRHEEIIREGERVRQELIREGERVRQEELIRQEEIIRQAERARQEEIIREGERIRQEELIRQEEIIRQAERARQEEIIRQGEKLRQEERARHEEIIRQHEITLQQERARQEEMIRQQEIVRQQERSRQQAIVQRQNKSLQDLKTIVHQTKSGVQAMHKKYQEDFLVLCKHVRSLVSAAAGYQKVLEENRKLYNQVQDLKGNIRVYCRVRPFLGAPSPNQSVGSIDDGSISILTPSNYGKEGKKTFNFNKCFGPSATQSQVFADTQPLIRSVLDGYNVCIFAYGQTGSGKTFTMSGPDDLTEETMGVNYRALNDLFLLQDQRKDTIIYEIGVQMLEIYNEQVRDLLSTDGATKKLEIRNRSQNGLNVPDANLVPVATTADVINLMNLGNKNRAVGSTAMNSRSSRSHSCLTVHVQGKYLTSPKTIHASLHLVDLAGSERADKTEATGDRLKEAQYINKSLSALGDVISSLAAKSSHVPYRNSKLTQLLQDSLGGQAKTLMFVHISPEPDAVGETLSTLKFAERVATVELGAAKANNAGGDNKAGNNANTSGGSSKDGADVKDLKDQIASLKAALARKDAELEQYQGMNLDGAKLNKSHGSTPSLRNLGSTGGARKLPRDDSANSEGQNQDESKLKRRSLDYEDMETRYENSGDWMNNHNNKMAMAMAMKRNDSLTSNDSLVAQWEADNKPSSPSSSPTSYDYDDDMATNDNSSEASDMNWQPTPKSTSSTPSNASSSLKPKKTTTTAPLKPTKTADRSPASSAPTPAAKKPAAAVGSQVKKVAATDVKKRVGGAK, from the exons ATGACGACGGAGGAAGCTGTGCCATTCAATACTGTATCCGTTGTGGAAGACATTCTTCAGCAGCGCGGCGGCCACTTCGACGGCAAGTTGGCGTCACGGCGAGACGAAGAAGCAT CGGTGAGAAGAAATGAAGCTACTGAATGGATGCGTAAAACACTTGGAGTAGTCGCAGGGAGAGACTTGCCAGCAGAGCCTTCTGAAGAAGATTTCAGGGTCGCCTTGCGAACCGGTATTATCCTCTGCAATGTTCTCAACAAAGTTGTACCCGGTTCAATTCCCAAG ATAATTCAAGCCCCCAAGGATTCTGTCCTAGTTACTGATGGAGGAGCACCGATTGTGTTTCAGTATGGTGAAAATGTGAAGAGTTTTATTGAAGCTGTGGGAGAAATGGGGATTCCCACCTTTGAAGCTTCCGATATGGAAAAG GGTGGAAATTTATCAAGGGTGGTGAGTTGTTTGTTAGAGCTCAAATCCTATGCGGAATGGGTACAGGGAGGGAAAATTGGGTCATGGAAATTGGCTGGCCTTCCGAATTCAAAGCCACCCTTGATGAAAACCCTTCTAAGGAGAAACTCTGAACCATCCATGATGAAATCCATGGGGAACACATTAGGGGACAAAGATTCTTCTGCTACTGACAATGATCCCAAGTCTAACCTCATCCAGATG AATTCAACCTATCCTTCTTTAATTTCATTAGTTCGTGAGCATTTGTCAAATAAGAGGACAGAAGAAATTCCTTTT GTAGTTGAATCCCTGCTCAGTCAAGTCATGAATGAGTTTGAACAGCGATTGCTTGAACAACATGAAAGG ATTAGAACAATTCAACAAGAAAAATTATCATCATGTAAACCAGATGAAGATCGATTGCCTGAAGGACAAGAAACG AAGGTTAAAACAATTCAACAAGAAAAAGTATCATCATCTAAACCAGATGAAGAAAGATTGCCTGAACGACAAGAAACG GTTAGAGAAATTCAACAAGAAACAGCATCACCATTCAAACCAGATAAACAGCGACTCATTGAACAACAAGAAACG AAGCTTAAAGAAATTCAAGAGCAGCTAAGAGCAGCTCAACAAGAGCTGCTTAGAGCAGCTCAACAAGAGCAGCTTAGAGCAGTTCAACAAGATAAAGTATCATCATCTAAACCAGAACCTTTGGTTTCAAAAGCTGCTCCTATTGACGAAGAG atggaagaaaaggaagagaagatagatacaaaagaagaaacaaTGGAAGAAAATGTGGAAGAAATGATGGAAGAAACACAGGCCGAAGAGGTTGAgatggaagaagaggaggaagaaatagatgagatggaagaaaagggagaagaaacaAAAGATCTAGATCTTCCTCGGGACAATGGACCAAGCCTCGAGTTCTTAAGACAACAAGAGAATATCCGAAAAGAAGAGTTACTCCGACAAGAAGAGATAATCCGACAAGAGAGAGCTCGACATGAAGAGATAATCCGAGAAGGGGAGAGAGTCCGACAAGAAGAGTTAATCCGACAAGAAGAGATAATCCGACAAGCGGAGAGAGCTCGACAAGAAGAGATAATCCGACAAGGGGAGAAACTCCGACAAGAAGAGTTAATCCGACACGAAGAGATAATCCGAGAAGGGGAGAGAGTCCGACAAGAACTAATCCGAGAAGGGGAGAGAGTCCGACAAGAAGAGTTAATCCGACAAGAAGAGATAATCCGACAAGCGGAGAGAGCTCGACAAGAAGAGATAATCCGAGAAGGGGAGAGAATCCGACAAGAAGAGTTAATCCGACAAGAAGAGATAATCCGACAAGCGGAGAGAGCTCGACAAGAAGAGATAATCCGACAAGGGGAGAAACTCCGACAAGAAGAGAGAGCTCGACACGAAGAGATAATCCGGCAACACGAGATAACCCTGCAACAAGAGAGAGCTCGGCAAGAAGAGATGATCCGGCAACAAGAGATAGTCCGACAACAAGAAAGATCCCGACAACAAGCGATAGTCCAACGACAAAACAAGAGTCTCCAG GATTTGAAAACTATAGTCCATCAAACAAAATCAGGAGTACAGGCTATGCACAAGAAGTACCAGGAAGATTTCCTAGTACTAT GCAAGCATGTGCGTAGCTTAGTTTCTGCTGCTGCAGGATATCAGAAAGTTCTTGAGGAGAACCGTAAGTTATATAATCAAGTGCAGGATCTGAAAG GGAATATTAGGGTGTACTGCAGAGTTAGACCCTTCTTGGGCGCTCCATCGCCCAATCAGAGTGTGGGTAGTATTGATGATGGAAGTATCTCAATCTTAACACCTTCAAATTATGGGAAAGAGGGGAAGAAGACATTCAATTTTAACAAATGTTTTGGTCCTAGTGCAACACAAT CACAAGTTTTCGCCGACACACAACCACTGATTCGGTCAGTGTTGGATGGATACAATGTCTGCATATTTGCCTATGGCCAAACAGGATCAGGAAAAACATTCACTATG TCTGGGCCAGACGATCTTACCGAGGAAACCATGGGTGTCAACTACCGTGCCCTGAATGATCTTTTCCTACTTCAGGATCAGAGGAAGGACACCATTATCTATGAGATTGGTGTTCAGATGCTTGAGATTTACAATGAGCAAGTCAGAGATCTACTATCCACAGATGGAGCTACCAAAAAAT TAGAAATTCGCAACCGTTCCCAGAACGGACTCAATGTGCCTGATGCCAACCTTGTTCCTGTTGCAACAACTGCTGATGTCATAAACTTGATGAACTTGGGAAACAAGAATCGAGCTGTTGGTTCTACTGCCATGAACTCTCGTAGTAGCCGTTCTCACAG TTGCCTAACAGTTCATGTTCAAGGAAAATACCTGACATCGCCAAAAACCATTCATGCTAGCTTGCATCTGGTTGATCTAGCAGGAAGCGAAAGGGCTGATAAAACTGAAGCCACTGGAGATAGGCTCAAGGAAGCTCAGTATATCAACAAGTCACTTTCTGCCTTGGGAGATGTTATCTCTTCCCTTGCTGCAAAGAGTTCCCATGTTCCCTACAGGAACAGCAAACTCACCCAATTGCTTCAAGATTCTCTTG GTGGGCAAGCAAAGACACTAATGTTTGTTCATATTAGTCCTGAGCCTGATGCAGTTGGAGAAACACTTAGTACACTTAAGTTTGCAGAACGTGTTGCCACTGTTGAACTTGGTGCTGCTAAAGCTAACAATGCTGGTGGTGATAATAAAGCTGGTAATAACGCTAATACTAGTGGTGGTAGCAGCAAAGATGGTGCTGATGTCAAAGATCTCAAAGACCAg ATTGCTAGCTTGAAGGCAGCCTTAGCAAGGAAGGATGCAGAACTAGAACAATATCAAGGCATGAACCTTGATGGAGCAAAGTTGAATAAATCTCATGGATCCACTCCTTCACTACGTAATTTGGGTTCTACTGGAGGTGCTAGGAAGCTGCCAAGAGATGATTCTGCTAACTCAGAG GGCCAAAACCAGGACGAATCGAAGCTGAAAAGAAGAAGCTTAGATTACGAGGACATGGAAACTAGGTATGAAAATTCTGGGGACTGGATGAACAACCATAATAATAAGATGGCAATGGCAATGgcaatgaagaggaatgatagctTAACTAGTAATGATAGCCTAGTGGCACAATGGGAAGCAGATAACAAACCATCATCTCCATCTTCTAGTCCAACTTcatatgattatgatgatgatatGGCAACCAATGATAATTCATCTGAGGCATCAGACATGAACTGGCAACCAACACCTAAATCAACCTCCTCCACTCCTTCAAACGCCTCATCAAGCCTTAAACCAAAGAAAACAACAACAACTGCTCCTCTTAAACCAACAAAGACCGCGGACAG GAGTCCTGCATCATCAGCTCCCACACCAGCAGCAAAGAAACCAGCAGCAGCAGTAGGTAGTCAAGTAAAAAAGGTTGCAGCCACTGATGTAAAGAAAAGAGTTGGGGGTGCCAAGTGA
- the LOC112695570 gene encoding kinesin-like protein KIN-14I isoform X5, whose amino-acid sequence MTTEEAVPFNTVSVVEDILQQRGGHFDGKLASRRDEEASVRRNEATEWMRKTLGVVAGRDLPAEPSEEDFRVALRTGIILCNVLNKVVPGSIPKIIQAPKDSVLVTDGGAPIVFQYGENVKSFIEAVGEMGIPTFEASDMEKGGNLSRVVSCLLELKSYAEWVQGGKIGSWKLAGLPNSKPPLMKTLLRRNSEPSMMKSMGNTLGDKDSSATDNDPKSNLIQMNSTYPSLISLVREHLSNKRTEEIPFVVESLLSQVMNEFEQRLLEQHERIRTIQQEKLSSCKPDEDRLPEGQETKVKTIQQEKVSSSKPDEERLPERQETVREIQQETASPFKPDKQRLIEQQETLKEIQEQLRAAQQELLRAAQQEQLRAVQQDKVSSSKPEPLVSKAAPIDEEMEEKEEKIDTKEETMEENVEEMMEETQAEEVEMEEEEEEIDEMEEKGEETKDLDLPRDNGPSLEFLRQQENIRKEELLRQEEIIRQERARHEEIIREGERVRQEELIRQEEIIRQAERARQEEIIRQGEKLRQEELIRHEEIIREGERVRQELIREGERVRQEELIRQEEIIRQAERARQEEIIREGERIRQEELIRQEEIIRQAERARQEEIIRQGEKLRQEERARHEEIIRQHEITLQQERARQEEMIRQQEIVRQQERSRQQAIVQRQNKSLQDLKTIVHQTKSGVQAMHKKYQEDFLVLCKHVRSLVSAAAGYQKVLEENRKLYNQVQDLKGNIRVYCRVRPFLGAPSPNQSVGSIDDGSISILTPSNYGKEGKKTFNFNKCFGPSATQSQVFADTQPLIRSVLDGYNVCIFAYGQTGSGKTFTMSGPDDLTEETMGVNYRALNDLFLLQDQRKDTIIYEIGVQMLEIYNEQVRDLLSTDGATKKLEIRNRSQNGLNVPDANLVPVATTADVINLMNLGNKNRAVGSTAMNSRSSRSHSCLTVHVQGKYLTSPKTIHASLHLVDLAGSERADKTEATGDRLKEAQYINKSLSALGDVISSLAAKSSHVPYRNSKLTQLLQDSLGGQAKTLMFVHISPEPDAVGETLSTLKFAERVATVELGAAKANNAGGDNKAGNNANTSGGSSKDGADVKDLKDQIASLKAALARKDAELEQYQGMNLDGAKLNKSHGSTPSLRNLGSTGGARKLPRDDSANSEGQNQDESKLKRRSLDYEDMETRYENSGDWMNNHNNKMAMAMAMKRNDSLTSNDSLVAQWEADNKPSSPSSSPTSYDYDDDMATNDNSSEASDMNWQPTPKSTSSTPSNASSSLKPKKTTTTAPLKPTKTADRSPASSAPTPAAKKPAAAVGSQVKKVAATDVKKRVGGAK is encoded by the exons ATGACGACGGAGGAAGCTGTGCCATTCAATACTGTATCCGTTGTGGAAGACATTCTTCAGCAGCGCGGCGGCCACTTCGACGGCAAGTTGGCGTCACGGCGAGACGAAGAAGCAT CGGTGAGAAGAAATGAAGCTACTGAATGGATGCGTAAAACACTTGGAGTAGTCGCAGGGAGAGACTTGCCAGCAGAGCCTTCTGAAGAAGATTTCAGGGTCGCCTTGCGAACCGGTATTATCCTCTGCAATGTTCTCAACAAAGTTGTACCCGGTTCAATTCCCAAG ATAATTCAAGCCCCCAAGGATTCTGTCCTAGTTACTGATGGAGGAGCACCGATTGTGTTTCAGTATGGTGAAAATGTGAAGAGTTTTATTGAAGCTGTGGGAGAAATGGGGATTCCCACCTTTGAAGCTTCCGATATGGAAAAG GGTGGAAATTTATCAAGGGTGGTGAGTTGTTTGTTAGAGCTCAAATCCTATGCGGAATGGGTACAGGGAGGGAAAATTGGGTCATGGAAATTGGCTGGCCTTCCGAATTCAAAGCCACCCTTGATGAAAACCCTTCTAAGGAGAAACTCTGAACCATCCATGATGAAATCCATGGGGAACACATTAGGGGACAAAGATTCTTCTGCTACTGACAATGATCCCAAGTCTAACCTCATCCAGATG AATTCAACCTATCCTTCTTTAATTTCATTAGTTCGTGAGCATTTGTCAAATAAGAGGACAGAAGAAATTCCTTTT GTAGTTGAATCCCTGCTCAGTCAAGTCATGAATGAGTTTGAACAGCGATTGCTTGAACAACATGAAAGG ATTAGAACAATTCAACAAGAAAAATTATCATCATGTAAACCAGATGAAGATCGATTGCCTGAAGGACAAGAAACG AAGGTTAAAACAATTCAACAAGAAAAAGTATCATCATCTAAACCAGATGAAGAAAGATTGCCTGAACGACAAGAAACG GTTAGAGAAATTCAACAAGAAACAGCATCACCATTCAAACCAGATAAACAGCGACTCATTGAACAACAAGAAACG CTTAAAGAAATTCAAGAGCAGCTAAGAGCAGCTCAACAAGAGCTGCTTAGAGCAGCTCAACAAGAGCAGCTTAGAGCAGTTCAACAAGATAAAGTATCATCATCTAAACCAGAACCTTTGGTTTCAAAAGCTGCTCCTATTGACGAAGAG atggaagaaaaggaagagaagatagatacaaaagaagaaacaaTGGAAGAAAATGTGGAAGAAATGATGGAAGAAACACAGGCCGAAGAGGTTGAgatggaagaagaggaggaagaaatagatgagatggaagaaaagggagaagaaacaAAAGATCTAGATCTTCCTCGGGACAATGGACCAAGCCTCGAGTTCTTAAGACAACAAGAGAATATCCGAAAAGAAGAGTTACTCCGACAAGAAGAGATAATCCGACAAGAGAGAGCTCGACATGAAGAGATAATCCGAGAAGGGGAGAGAGTCCGACAAGAAGAGTTAATCCGACAAGAAGAGATAATCCGACAAGCGGAGAGAGCTCGACAAGAAGAGATAATCCGACAAGGGGAGAAACTCCGACAAGAAGAGTTAATCCGACACGAAGAGATAATCCGAGAAGGGGAGAGAGTCCGACAAGAACTAATCCGAGAAGGGGAGAGAGTCCGACAAGAAGAGTTAATCCGACAAGAAGAGATAATCCGACAAGCGGAGAGAGCTCGACAAGAAGAGATAATCCGAGAAGGGGAGAGAATCCGACAAGAAGAGTTAATCCGACAAGAAGAGATAATCCGACAAGCGGAGAGAGCTCGACAAGAAGAGATAATCCGACAAGGGGAGAAACTCCGACAAGAAGAGAGAGCTCGACACGAAGAGATAATCCGGCAACACGAGATAACCCTGCAACAAGAGAGAGCTCGGCAAGAAGAGATGATCCGGCAACAAGAGATAGTCCGACAACAAGAAAGATCCCGACAACAAGCGATAGTCCAACGACAAAACAAGAGTCTCCAG GATTTGAAAACTATAGTCCATCAAACAAAATCAGGAGTACAGGCTATGCACAAGAAGTACCAGGAAGATTTCCTAGTACTAT GCAAGCATGTGCGTAGCTTAGTTTCTGCTGCTGCAGGATATCAGAAAGTTCTTGAGGAGAACCGTAAGTTATATAATCAAGTGCAGGATCTGAAAG GGAATATTAGGGTGTACTGCAGAGTTAGACCCTTCTTGGGCGCTCCATCGCCCAATCAGAGTGTGGGTAGTATTGATGATGGAAGTATCTCAATCTTAACACCTTCAAATTATGGGAAAGAGGGGAAGAAGACATTCAATTTTAACAAATGTTTTGGTCCTAGTGCAACACAAT CACAAGTTTTCGCCGACACACAACCACTGATTCGGTCAGTGTTGGATGGATACAATGTCTGCATATTTGCCTATGGCCAAACAGGATCAGGAAAAACATTCACTATG TCTGGGCCAGACGATCTTACCGAGGAAACCATGGGTGTCAACTACCGTGCCCTGAATGATCTTTTCCTACTTCAGGATCAGAGGAAGGACACCATTATCTATGAGATTGGTGTTCAGATGCTTGAGATTTACAATGAGCAAGTCAGAGATCTACTATCCACAGATGGAGCTACCAAAAAAT TAGAAATTCGCAACCGTTCCCAGAACGGACTCAATGTGCCTGATGCCAACCTTGTTCCTGTTGCAACAACTGCTGATGTCATAAACTTGATGAACTTGGGAAACAAGAATCGAGCTGTTGGTTCTACTGCCATGAACTCTCGTAGTAGCCGTTCTCACAG TTGCCTAACAGTTCATGTTCAAGGAAAATACCTGACATCGCCAAAAACCATTCATGCTAGCTTGCATCTGGTTGATCTAGCAGGAAGCGAAAGGGCTGATAAAACTGAAGCCACTGGAGATAGGCTCAAGGAAGCTCAGTATATCAACAAGTCACTTTCTGCCTTGGGAGATGTTATCTCTTCCCTTGCTGCAAAGAGTTCCCATGTTCCCTACAGGAACAGCAAACTCACCCAATTGCTTCAAGATTCTCTTG GTGGGCAAGCAAAGACACTAATGTTTGTTCATATTAGTCCTGAGCCTGATGCAGTTGGAGAAACACTTAGTACACTTAAGTTTGCAGAACGTGTTGCCACTGTTGAACTTGGTGCTGCTAAAGCTAACAATGCTGGTGGTGATAATAAAGCTGGTAATAACGCTAATACTAGTGGTGGTAGCAGCAAAGATGGTGCTGATGTCAAAGATCTCAAAGACCAg ATTGCTAGCTTGAAGGCAGCCTTAGCAAGGAAGGATGCAGAACTAGAACAATATCAAGGCATGAACCTTGATGGAGCAAAGTTGAATAAATCTCATGGATCCACTCCTTCACTACGTAATTTGGGTTCTACTGGAGGTGCTAGGAAGCTGCCAAGAGATGATTCTGCTAACTCAGAG GGCCAAAACCAGGACGAATCGAAGCTGAAAAGAAGAAGCTTAGATTACGAGGACATGGAAACTAGGTATGAAAATTCTGGGGACTGGATGAACAACCATAATAATAAGATGGCAATGGCAATGgcaatgaagaggaatgatagctTAACTAGTAATGATAGCCTAGTGGCACAATGGGAAGCAGATAACAAACCATCATCTCCATCTTCTAGTCCAACTTcatatgattatgatgatgatatGGCAACCAATGATAATTCATCTGAGGCATCAGACATGAACTGGCAACCAACACCTAAATCAACCTCCTCCACTCCTTCAAACGCCTCATCAAGCCTTAAACCAAAGAAAACAACAACAACTGCTCCTCTTAAACCAACAAAGACCGCGGACAG GAGTCCTGCATCATCAGCTCCCACACCAGCAGCAAAGAAACCAGCAGCAGCAGTAGGTAGTCAAGTAAAAAAGGTTGCAGCCACTGATGTAAAGAAAAGAGTTGGGGGTGCCAAGTGA